A genomic stretch from Heliangelus exortis chromosome 23, bHelExo1.hap1, whole genome shotgun sequence includes:
- the CFAP74 gene encoding cilia- and flagella-associated protein 74 isoform X1 has translation MLREGWQLDWGLCYFPEPPRSQTNRSPVWEFCLGFKPGCFERNTSMEDSEITYFGEEQNSFLPFLEEEEEEDKADSFPNLKEHREEYELEEELAGGGTMGNEETSEGAGDKSDSSMESLEHNLSDINNTQAMKSTERTRISALQRNIKELNNTAKEKELALKKVREQQSACRLRIETLAKQLECADTEIEKEEEAGNVPAVSRLRAMRRRLCAELELERDFELKIALTLKESMLEKWHIETKQGKYELLHEEMNKSKEELERQYQEQAKVRIWKEKTAALQVEEKQRSRGKKEEEADKEYEKRHKKMHEDAKRNHEKAICFLRKSMARINEKNAEEEAKSREHMERRMQAVLSLKTSITSNREKLQTLQAWKKAMALEAKKQEVKRREAVLAEGGNVAKEIFLRERLLKHEKEKQAFREHQKLRKIEIVSRILQEKASIHKQKRSQSCAKEVKGGGKPGSSLLWRMRTWQYIEKTCTPSAAAWPQIQVPSQKSWCPPKASSSSGERRASVGETSEKKPHEVFCESGEDEDKGDKILIEPELPEPLSQDYGLQEISEEVDAKQLATKVVGKERFERKTEEFQTGIHKQRVSGRELKGCAFYSKPSCIHFKDFDVGQIYKKKIVLINASYSVNYCRLVGTSEWLKDFISIHFDPPGKIAAGMSCEVVVMFKPKVDETLEGEVLFMEQTGSFSVPLKCTAKRCILALDKELIDFGSHVVGETISQTIKLTNSGALGARFKVQMSAGDSTTCRATAKSSEGMITQHFSESVSEKKVSNSPVTSVEENDQIYPDHGAGLTSCAAQRMEPQLSNGSTEQLGQDALNSRSDQNADNADNLVQLSPEETPVEIMLGKVTEGEIGPFSSVKLEVLFVPAVPGDVQAEFVITFDNSSCKPLCFSATGVSADVPVWVSNPNIDLKICMYDRLYQDCLVIHSRAKTMLRLKFEVCKELSKHMELLPKTAFIQAQSSFSAQLRFLPRNSLPEDAGSYFNRETRVLEVPATILIVDKAKKVNFTVHAIVTTSDLEISPAQINFGYCTIYEGVKASVTLTNKSILPQEFGFVRLPEFVEIQPNDGFGILLPLESLTLDVIFKAIKAKEYSFELTCKSEINRQFKLSCKAIGVHPPLELSHSLVQFAATALSGVSTATLYVINSHVSVNPFTHPVPRIGNGEVAPVGPTSFEFQVPEDCPVTIVPSVGTVLPGEKSWIQVSFRPVLPDQLIREEAAQMLCRAAATEAEVQKMEKNGKREGNKLHVSMTRQQPPRQLESNRGTKSRKPSLDSSEQPKSEELKPDSDAYLAAQAFLMRNFRGRFEKYIIPCLVASGHTDEKKGSEGLSCSPYNTLYLELHCPAVAPSVVVTSDNGKNTVSFGDVAVGHRVTKHVTIQNICPEKLELKFSVLNPNGPFLLLRPVRMLEPGEAKTFIISFAPDGNKWFFETLDIWTAKTNLTLSVTGQGMPASMVCSVGEVLDMGYVVAREKGTSTFQIQNTCMVTLKFSLQLDSFSSRDEDQQRIPSFISSALQGTELVGTQHYNDLSAFSIFPSEGEIVAGKTQECVVTFSPDRESLYYSACIRVVLFGKEVVHVFHLKGAAIDHPMFVEGGIPLDVPIESLVEALPVSLQEAGKELQGPPVKSILLVLEYMVGKSSPVPAMTELKVGAIQSAQFPSKKPVKFTLDGLPLLRKKGFSVEPGKGSLKPGEVKRIGVSWVPPADCPVDEPLLVTALLTLQGVVKESYQILFMAKVVSACDPTE, from the exons AATACGAGCTTGAAGAAGAGTTGGCTGGTGGTGGCACGATGGGAAACGAGGAGACttctgaaggagctggagaCAAATCTGATTCAAGCAT GGAAAGCTTGGAACATAATTTGAGTGACATTAACAACACTCAGGCTATGAAGAGTACAGAGAGAACTCGCATATCAGCCTTACAGAGGAACATAAAAGAGCTCAACAACACAGCCAAAGAAAAGGAACTTGCACTCAAAAAAGTCAG agagcagcagagtgCCTGTCGGCTGCGGATCGAGACGCTGGCAAAGCAGCTGGAGTGTGCAGACACTGAAatagagaaagaggaggaggctggcaATGT CCCAGCCGTGTCCCGCCTTCGGGCAATGCGCAGGCGGCTCTGCGCTGAActggagctggagagggattttGAGCTGAAAATTGCTTTGACACTAAAGGAAAGCAT GCTTGAGAAGTGGCACATAGAAACTAAGCAGGGAAAATATGAACTACTCCACGAAGAAATGAACAAATCTAAGGAGGAGCTAGAGAGGCAATACCAAGAACAAGCCAAAGTGAggatctggaaggaaaaaacagcagctctgcaagtggaagaaaaacagCGCTCCAGAGGAAA aaaagaagaggaagccgataaagaatatgaaaaaaggcataaaaaaatgcatgaagatGCCAAAAGGAACCATGAAAAAGCAATCTGCTTCCTGAGAAAAAGCATGGCAAG gattaatgaaaaaaatgcagaggaagaagcaaaaaGCCGGGAGCATATGGAGAGAAGGATGCAAGCTGTGCTCTCCCTGAAAACCAGCATCACTTCCAACAGG GAAAAACTCCAGACTCTCCAGGCTTGGAAGAAAGCAATGGCCCTTGAAGCAAAGAAGCAGGAGGTGAAAAGGAGAGAAGCTGTCCTGGCAGAAGGAGGCAATGTTGCCAAGGAAATTTTTCTCCGTGAACGCCTGCTAAAgcatgaaaaagagaagca AGCTTTTAGAGAACaccaaaaattaagaaaaattgaGATTGTATCTCgaattttacaagaaaaagcTTCCATTCACAAGCAGAAAAGAAGTCAGTCTTGTGCTAAGGAAGTTAAGGGTGGTGGCAAACCTGGGAGTTCTTTACTGTGGAGAATGAGAACGTGGCAATACATTGAGAAGACCTGCACACCTTCAGCTGCAGCTTGGCCACAG ATTCAGGTTCCTTCACAAAAGTCATGGTGCCCTCCAAAAGCTTCTTCCTCATCTGGTGAGAGAAGAGCATCTGTAGGAgagacttctgaaaaaaaacctcatgaaGTGTTCTGTGAAAGTGGTGAAGATGAGGATAAGGGGGACAAAATCCTCATAGAACCAGAACTGCCTGAACCTTTGAGTCAGGACTATGGCTTGCAAGAG ATATCTGAAGAAGTGGATGCAAAGCAGCTGGCTACGAAGGTagtgggaaaagaaagatttgagagaaaaacagaggaattCCAGACTGGAATTCACAAGCAAAGAGTGTCTGGTCGTGAGTTGAAGGGATGTGCTTTCTACAGCAAACCCAGCTGCATTCATTTCAAG GATTTTGATGTTGGTCAAATCTACAAAAAGAAGATTGTTTTGATAAATGCATCCTACAGTGTTAATTACTGCAGACTAGTGGGAACCAGTGAGTGGCTCAAGGACTTCATCAGTATCCA TTTTGATCCACCTGGCAAAATAGCTGCTGGAATGTCCTGTGAAGTAGTGGTTATGTTTAAGCCAAAG gTAGATGAAACTCTGGAAGGAGAAGTCCTGTTTATGGAACAGACAGgttctttttctgttccattGAAGTGTACAGCCAAGAGATGCATT CTGGCACTAGATAAAGAGCTCATTGACTTTGGCAGCCATGTGGTGGGAGAGACAATTTCACAGACCATCAAGCTGACAAACAGTGGAGCTTTGGGAGCAAGATTCAAAGTTCAGATGTCAGCAGGTGACAGTACTACATGCAGAGCAACAGCAAAATCTTCTGAAGGAATG ATTACTCAACATTTCAGTGAGTCTGTCTCTGAAAAGAAAGTCAGCAATAGTCCTGTGACATCTGTAGAAGAGAATGACCAAATTTATCCTGACCATGGTGCAGGACTGACCTCCTGTGCAGCCCAGAGGATGGAGCCACAGCTCAGCAATGGTTCCACAG aacaACTTGGTCAAGATGCACTGAATTCCAGATCAGACCAAAATGCAGATAATGCAGATAATTTAGTGCAACTTTCTCCTGAAGAAACACCAGTTGAAATTATGCTTGGAAAG GTTACTGAAGGTGAAATCGGACCCTTCAGCTCAGTCAAACTTGAGGTTTTATTTGTCCCAGCTGTCCCTGGGGATGTGCAGGCAGAGTTTGTGATCACATTTGACAACTCCAGCTGCAAACCA CTGTGCTTCAGTGCCACCGGGGTCTCAGCTGATGTGCCAGTCTGGGTGTCCAACCCCAACATCGATTTAAAGATCTGTATGTATGACCGGCTGTACCAGGACTGCCTTGTCATTCACAGCAG AGCAAAAACCATGCTACGTTTGAAGTTTGAAGTCTGCAAAGAACTGAGCAAGCACATGGAGCTGCTTCCCAAAACAGCTTTCATTCAAGCTCAGTCATCCTTCAGTGCACAACTGAGGTTTCTGCCAAG GAACTCTCTTCCTGAAGATGCAGGGAGCTATTTTAACAGAGAGACAAGAGTTCTGGAAGTTCCAGCCACAATACTGATTGTGGATAAG gctaaaaaagttaattttactGTCCATGCAATTGTCACTACTTCTGATTTGGAAATCAGTCCAGCACAAATCAATTTTGGATACTGCACCATCTATGAAGGTGTGAAGGCAAGTGTCACCCTAACCAACAAATCCATCTTGCCACAGGAGTTTGGATTTGTGAGACTGCCAGAG TTTGTTGAAATCCAGCCCAATGATGGATTTGGAATTCTTCTTCCCCTTGAAAGCCTAACATTGGATGTAATCTTTAAAGCTATCAAGGCAAAAGAGTACAGCTTTGAACTAACCTGCAAGTCAGAGATTAATAG acAATTCAAGCTGTCATGCAAAGCAATTGGAGTCCACCCACCTCTTGAGCTGTCTCATTCCTTAGTTCAGTTTGCTGCAACAGCTCTAAGTGGTGTGTCTACAGCAACACTGTATGTGATTAATTCCCATGTGAGTGTCAACCCCTTTACTCATCCTGTCCCAAGAATTGGCAACGGGGAAGTTGCCCCTGTTGGACCCACTTCATTTGAATTCCAAGTGCCAGAAGATTGTCCAGTGACAATTGTACCTTCTGTTGGAActgtgctgcctggggag AAAAGCTGGATTCAAGTGTCCTTCAGACCAGTGTTGCCAGATCAGCTAAtcagagaagaggcagctcagatgctttgcagagcagctgcaacAGAGGCAGAAGTACAA aaaatggagaaaaatgggaagagagagggaaataaaTTGCATGTCTCCATGACCAGACAGCAGCCTCCCAGACAGCTGGAAAGCAACAGAGGCACCAAATCTAGAAAGCCTTCCCTAGATAGTTCTGAGCAACCCAAATCCGAAGAGCTAAAACCTGA TTCTGATGCTTATCTGGCAGCCCAGGCTTTCCTGATGAGGAATTTCCGTGGGAGGTTTGAAAAATACATCATCCCATGCCTTGTTGCAAGTGGACACACTGATGAAAAGAAAGGCTCTGAAGGCCTAAGCTGCAG CCCTTACAACACCTTGTACTTGGAGTTGCACTGTCCAGCTGTAGCACCATCTGTTGTGGTCACTTCAGATAATGGAAAAAACACAGTCAGTTTTGGGGATGTTGCTGTAG GCCACAGAGTGACCAAGCACGTTACGATACAGAATATCtgtccagagaagctggaa CTAAAATTCTCAGTTCTGAACCCCAATGGTCCCTTCCTGTTGCTCAGACCAGTTCGAATGCTTGAGCCAGGGGAAGCAAAAACATTCATCATCTCCTTTGCTCCAGATGGGAATAAATGG TTTTTTGAAACACTGGACATCTGGACAGCAAAAACCAACCTGACCCTGAGTGTCACTGGTCAGGGGATGCCAGCATCCATGGTGTGCTCTGTGGGAGAAGTCCTTGATATGGGATATGTCGTAGCCAGAGAGAAAGGGACATCCACATTCCAG ATACAGAACACCTGCATGGTGACCCTGAAATTCTCTCTACAACTGGATTCATTTTCATCAAGGGATGAAGATCAGCAGAGAATTCCATCCTTtatcagctctgctttgcaagGAACTGAGCTTGTTG GAACACAGCACTATAATGACTTAAGTGCATTCAGCATCTTCCCATCAGAAGGAGAAATTGTTGCTGGGAAGACTCAGGAATGTGTTGTTACTTTCAGTCCTGATCGTGAAAGTCTGTACTACTCTGCCTGTATCAGGGTTGTGCTCTTTGGCAAG GAAGTGGTCCATGTGTTCCACCTGAAGGGTGCAGCAATAGATCACCCCATGTTTGTGGAAGGGGGGATTCCCCTGGATGTGCCCATCGAGTCCTTGGTTGAGGCATTACCTGTGTcactgcaggaagcaggaaaag AGCTACAAGGACCACCAGTGAAGTCCATTCTCCTTGTTCTGGAATACATGGTTGGAAAGAGTTCTCCAGTGCCAGCGATGACAGAGCTGAAAGTTGGAGCTATACAGTCAGCTCAGTTTCCATCTAAGAAG CCGGTGAAGTTCACTCTGGACGGGCTCCCTCTCCTGCGGAAGAAAGGATTCTCGGTTGAGCCCGGGAAGGGATCCCTGAAGCCCGGGGAAGTCAAACGCATCGGTGTTTCTTGGGTGCCACCTGCTGACTGTCCC GTCGATGAACCTCTGCTTGTGACAGCCCTCCTGACCCTACAAGGTGTTGTTAAGGAATCTTATCAAATCCTCTTCATGGCAAAAGTTGTGTCTGCATGTGATCCCACTGAGTGA